The Pseudanabaena sp. FACHB-2040 nucleotide sequence AGATCAGCGGTACGGTTTTGATGTATCTTTACAGCCCATTGCGGATCTTGCAGCAGCGCACGTCCAACTGCAACCAAGTCGAAGTCACCGCGCTCCAGCCGACGCAGCAATTCATCAAGTGACGCAGCCTGTGATGCTTCACCACTAAAAGCTCTGATGAAATCGCCGTTGAGACCGACCGACCCTACGGTAATGGTGGGAACCCCTGTCAACTTCTTCGCCCAGCCCGCAAAGTTTAGCTCAGATTCGTCGAACTCCGGCTCCCAAAAACGGCGTTGTGAGCAATGCAATATATCTGCACCTGCATCCACCAGCGGTTGTAACCACTCCTCCATCTCCGCTGGAGTATTCGCAAGGCGGGCAGTGTAGTCCTGTTGTTTCCATTGCGACAGGCGAAGGATGATCGCAAAGTCAGAACCGACTGCTGCACGGACGGCTTGAATAATCTCGGCAGCGAAACGTCCGCGCTCAGCGAGCGTCACACCTCCAAATCGATCGGTGCGATGGTTCGTGCCCTTCCAGAAAAACTGATCGATCAGATAGCCATGTGCCCCGTGGAGTTCAACAGCATCGAAACCCAGCCGCTTTGCATCCGCCGCTGCACTGGCAAAGGCAGCGATCGTATCGGCGATGTCTGTGTCAGTCATCGTTCTCCCAAACGGCTGGTCAGGACTATTTAGACCCGAAGGACTTTCAAACAGGTCAACGGGTAGATCGTCGCCGTATGGGGATGGCACTGCGCCAACATGCCAGAGCTGCGGGATCATCAATCCTCCGGCAGCGTGGACTGCATCAATGACTTGCTTCCAGCCAGCAAGCTCCTGCTCACCGTGGAAGCGGGGAAGGTTAACACCGTTTAGCGATGCGGGTCGTGCGATACCCGTCCCCTCGGAGATGATCAGCCCGACTTCAGCAGCAGCACGTTTTGCATAGTAATTTGCTACGTCTTTCGTTGGATAGCCATCAGGTGAAAAGCCTCGCGTCATTGGAGCCATCACAATTCGGTTCGGCAGCTTCAATCCCTTAAAGCTAAAGGGTTGGAAAAGCGTGTTAATAGACATGCTAATCTCTTGAGAAATTGTTAACGAGTGAAATATACAAGTGAACGTACCTTTGCTTGCTGTTGGCGTTTTACTTGCCTACTGCGATCGCTTGCCAATCTTGTTGTTGTACGTCTGACGTAAGCTGCATTGGATTCTTGTCTGATCTAACTTGAGTGTAATGATTGTCAACGCTGAACTTCTTTCAGATTCTTATAGGATTAGCGAACCTGCTTGGAGGTTATTCCAGTAAGGCACTTGAACTGTTGCGTCAGATGGTTTTGACTGGAGAAACCGACTTGTAAGGCAATGTCTATGGTTTGCGAAGCAAGTTCCCTCAGAGTAATCGCTAAGTCCGTTTTCCAATAACATCAATATCGACTGATTCGCTGACTAGTGCTACCAGCCATTAACTAGCTCTTGAATCTTAGATTTTGCTTCGTCTAGCCCCCGTTTTCGTGCCTCGTCTCCCATATCTAGACCATTGGCATGAATGAACTGAATGTCGGTCACACCCATGTATTGAAAAGCATACCGGAGCGCAGGTTCCTGACTATCCCATCCTTCGTAAGGAGACCCTGCTTCAAACTCAACGCCTCGCGATGTGATGAACAAAACTTTTTTACCGTTCGCAAGTCCTTTGACTTGACCATTCTCCTCCATGAATGTGCGACCCACACGAACCACTTGATCAATGTAGGCCTTGAAATTGGACGGAATGCTGAAGTTGTACATTGGCACACTGAAAACACATCGATCGGCTGCCAAAAACTCATCCACTAACTCATCAGAAAACTTCAACAGTTCAGCCATTTCTGAAGTCAGTGCTTCTGGCGCAATAAAAGAAGCCGCAATCCAGTCTTCGGTGACGTGAGGAACTGGCGTTTGTCTTAAATCACGATAGATGATCACGTCATCAGGATGTAAGTCTTGCCACGCATCGATAAACTTCTTTGCCAACTTGCGAGATTTGGAGCGCTCTCCCCGTGGACTTGAATCAATATGCAGAATGCTTGCCATATTGCCTTAATCAGAAATTTCAATTGCCATCTAGACAGTAAGTCAGCAACTTAAGCTAACTCGCCGTATATCCGCCATCGATCGCAAACGGTTGCCCAGTGATGTAGCTGGCAGCATCAGAGCAGAGAAACACCACCGCTTGAGCAATTTTCGTTGCCTGACCGATCCGACCCATTGGAACTATAGACCCGAGATCATCGGACGGGATGCCCTACTGGTTGGCGGCACGAGCTATGAGGTCAGTTGCAATCGGTCAGGATTCACCGCATTAATCCGAATACCCTGTTTGGCATAGTCAAGTGCTGCCGATCGCGTTAGCCCCATTACTGCTACTGCA carries:
- a CDS encoding FMN-dependent NADH-azoreductase; the encoded protein is MASILHIDSSPRGERSKSRKLAKKFIDAWQDLHPDDVIIYRDLRQTPVPHVTEDWIAASFIAPEALTSEMAELLKFSDELVDEFLAADRCVFSVPMYNFSIPSNFKAYIDQVVRVGRTFMEENGQVKGLANGKKVLFITSRGVEFEAGSPYEGWDSQEPALRYAFQYMGVTDIQFIHANGLDMGDEARKRGLDEAKSKIQELVNGW
- a CDS encoding AraC family transcriptional regulator, with translation MTLRELASQTIDIALQVGFSSQNHLTQQFKCLTGITSKQVR
- a CDS encoding SDR family oxidoreductase, producing the protein MGRIGQATKIAQAVVFLCSDAASYITGQPFAIDGGYTAS
- a CDS encoding NADH:flavin oxidoreductase gives rise to the protein MSINTLFQPFSFKGLKLPNRIVMAPMTRGFSPDGYPTKDVANYYAKRAAAEVGLIISEGTGIARPASLNGVNLPRFHGEQELAGWKQVIDAVHAAGGLMIPQLWHVGAVPSPYGDDLPVDLFESPSGLNSPDQPFGRTMTDTDIADTIAAFASAAADAKRLGFDAVELHGAHGYLIDQFFWKGTNHRTDRFGGVTLAERGRFAAEIIQAVRAAVGSDFAIILRLSQWKQQDYTARLANTPAEMEEWLQPLVDAGADILHCSQRRFWEPEFDESELNFAGWAKKLTGVPTITVGSVGLNGDFIRAFSGEASQAASLDELLRRLERGDFDLVAVGRALLQDPQWAVKIHQNRTADLMNFNPSALAILT